The bacterium genome contains the following window.
AAATACAAAAAGCGCTGGAACAATTATTTGTGAAAATACCGTGAATACAATTTATGTTATCAACATTTCAACACTTTCAACAAAGAAAAAAGTAACAAAAAAGAAACTACAACTACTGTAAACATTTTTTAGGACTTGACAATCCCCCCTGCCTTACGGCATCCCCCCTTTTTAAGGGGGGAGATGGGCTGGCTCCCCTTTGTTTTATAAGGGGGAAACGGCGAAGTCGAGGGGGATCATGTAAAAGCATGGATAACATTATAGCATTTTGTTATCATTGATATTACATCATAGTTACCGCTACTCTTTTCTGCGTTTATGAATAATCCGGGTTAAATCCTGGGAATAGATAAATCAGACCGCCACCTTGACGAGAATTTTATGGAGTTTGCCCGAGCCTCCCTTGGGCGTATGACCGTCGCCCGGAAAAAATATCGCATACTGCCCGGGAAGGACGGGTATCCATACATCCGGCTCCTCGCCGAAAAAGCCGTAATCGTCCTTTTCGTCGAAGGGTTTGGTGACAGTCACGCATTTCTCAGCCGGTTTCCAGCCAAACTCGTTGACTCCGCCGACACCGAACTGGATATCGATGTATTTCCGGTGAATTTCGAGCTGGGCGCCCGCATGTCCCTGGCCATCAGCGCGAACCACCATCGCATATACACGATCTCCATCGATCGGGATTGTGCCTTCGAGCTTCTGCAAATCCGATGTTTTGAGAAATTCAAACGCTTTTTTAAATCCCGGATTCAGGGCATAGTACCGTTCGGCATTTTCGAGCGAATCCAGTATCATATCAGTCCCCCTGCTTCATACCTGGTTTTTTATATGAACAATGAATGTGTAATCAAGGAATGTGTAATCAAGCGTGATCAACAGCGCCGTATTTAACTGGCAACCCCCATTTTTTTAAAAGAACACTTTTTTTAGATGTTACCTCCTTTGTGTGCCCAAAGGAAGTAACCAAGGAAAGGGCACCTCGTGAAAAGCCTTTTTCCACGGTCACTGCCCGTTTTTCGGGAATGTGTGAACTCACGAGCCTTCGGCTCGCTCGGACAGCACCCATTCTTTTTCCGAAAACCGGTTGTGACCGCGGGGCTTTTCAACGGGTTTTATAAATTCATAGTTTTTAAGAGGGCGGTGAAAAAGTGCCTTTTCCACACGCCCGATAATGAAATGTATTGTTCTGTCGCTGTCAAGGGCACGTAAATCTGCACTTCGTGCCGACCCTTGACAGCCAAAATTCAGGCATGTAGAGTTTTTCACCACGCTTTTAAGGTCTATATTCTATTTATAATCAATGTATTACAATACAATTCATTGTGGATTTCCGGGGATCACCAGCGCCGTATTTAACCGGTGCAATCTTCCGCCGTTGAATCCATTGTACCGAATACCCGCTATTACCGCGAGAGCATGCGATGAGCCGCGGCGAGCTGCTTCCGTATCGGAATATGCTGGGGACATTTCGTTTCGCACACGCCGCATTCGATGCAGGCCGAGGCGTTTTTCCCCGGCTCCCATTCCATGACGCCGATCATGGCATATGTGTCACGCGAATGCTCCCAGATATCGTACACGCGGGCCTGGTTGTACAGCTCGAAAATACGGGGAATCCGTACCTCCTGCGGGCAGGGCAGGCAGTAACCGCAGCCCGTGCAGTACAGGTCGGCCATGTTCTTCAGACGGTCGAGGTGTTCGTTAATCCCGATGAGTTCGTCCGGTGAGAGCGGTATATTCTTCCCGGCTATTTCGCAGTTCTCTTCCACCTGCCTCATCGTGCTCATTCCCGAAAGGGCGATGGAAACACCGGGATTCGAGAGCACAAACCGCAGCGCCACCTCCGGTATTCGTTCATGGTTGCCGACAACCTGCTCGATCACCGCGCTCGGTTCGCCGAGCCTGCCGCCGCCGACCGGACCCATGACTACGACGCCGAGGCCTTTCTCATGGGCGTATGCAATACCTTCTTCAAGCCTCCGGTCAAGCATGTTGTATTGGAGGGTAATCGATTCGAAAAATCCGGAGTCGACGATCCTGATGAGCGCATCGTTGCCGTCATGAAACGAGGTGCAGATGTGTTTGACCAGCCCCTGGTCATATGCCTTGCGCATCCACTTACTCACACGGGGCTCCACATCCTCACGGAATATCTTCCAGTTGATACCGTGATAGTTGTAGATGTCGATCGAGCCGACACGGAGCCGTTCGAGGCTGTCCTCGAGATTCTTCCACCATGCTTTCTCGTCCACACCGAAATAGGGATTTTTCGTCGAGATGACAATGCTGTCCCTGTCGTGCCAGCTTTCAACCGCCTCCCCCACTACCCGCTGGCTGTCGGTGTTGCAGTAACCGCGAGCCGTGTCGATGTAATTGACCCCCGCTTCGAATGCCCGGTGTATCATCGGTATGGCAAGGTCACGGTTGACCGGTGCGTTTTCGCCCTCTCCAACCATGGGTAACCGCATGGCGCCAAATCCAAGCTGCGACACACGGTAACCGGTGCGGCCTAGTTCCCGGTAGATCATAATGTACAAACCTTTCCGAATATATGTTATCTGTCAGTTATAAGAATAGTAAAGCAGGAATGATGATTTATAACGCCCGAAAGAGCGATGGGTTTCACCGTCGAAGACCGATACTGAGTTTCAAGACCTGATTACGAGGGCTGTTAAAAAGTATATTTTCACGAGCCCTATGACGAAATGTGTTGTTCTGTTGCTGTCAAGGGCATGTAAGCATGTCCCCGAATTATTAATCGGGGATTGGAACTTCGCGCCGACCCTTGACAGCTTATTTCCACACTTACAGACTTTATCACAAGACTTTTACAGTATAATAAAAAACGGGAAAATTGTAAATGAACATACAATTATTCCGGATTTTTTCTACAGTGGGCAACCACGGGGGGTTGCCCCTACAATAGAAAAAACACGAACAATTATTTCGTCATGTATAAAACAATCCGTTATCAATAGTGGTTATTACTCCGGCGAATAAATAATGATATTAATATCTGGAAAAGATGCTGAAACAAATTCGGCATGACACAATCCGATGTCACTCTTTAACCGCCGGAGCAATAAAATAGAATTAAAAGCTGGAAATATCATGTAAATAGGCAATTTATAAGTATGTGGAGTGTTTTGGATGTGATTATTACCCCTTTTCTCCACCCGAACTCACCCCTCACTCCCCTCTCTTTCAAAGAGAGGGGAAGCGCCACCAATATCTGTATTATCAAAATGTTATGCGCGGGGTGAGTTCCTTTGATAAAGGTGGTAATTGTCATATTTTGCTATAAACAC
Protein-coding sequences here:
- a CDS encoding aldo/keto reductase; the protein is MIYRELGRTGYRVSQLGFGAMRLPMVGEGENAPVNRDLAIPMIHRAFEAGVNYIDTARGYCNTDSQRVVGEAVESWHDRDSIVISTKNPYFGVDEKAWWKNLEDSLERLRVGSIDIYNYHGINWKIFREDVEPRVSKWMRKAYDQGLVKHICTSFHDGNDALIRIVDSGFFESITLQYNMLDRRLEEGIAYAHEKGLGVVVMGPVGGGRLGEPSAVIEQVVGNHERIPEVALRFVLSNPGVSIALSGMSTMRQVEENCEIAGKNIPLSPDELIGINEHLDRLKNMADLYCTGCGYCLPCPQEVRIPRIFELYNQARVYDIWEHSRDTYAMIGVMEWEPGKNASACIECGVCETKCPQHIPIRKQLAAAHRMLSR
- a CDS encoding YhcH/YjgK/YiaL family protein; its protein translation is MILDSLENAERYYALNPGFKKAFEFLKTSDLQKLEGTIPIDGDRVYAMVVRADGQGHAGAQLEIHRKYIDIQFGVGGVNEFGWKPAEKCVTVTKPFDEKDDYGFFGEEPDVWIPVLPGQYAIFFPGDGHTPKGGSGKLHKILVKVAV